One genomic region from Nocardioides plantarum encodes:
- a CDS encoding ABC transporter permease, with protein MSNPDEGGRGARPGDAEPTSETPEAPGPETAAVETVPPADSVADEEVKASLARADRTTSPLDLASYLPTLKVTFGAVLLALLIGAVLIALSDDRVIESLPYFFSYPWDFFSRSGDAIWSAYSSLVTGSVGSWGAISTTLERAAPLICAGLGVTLAFRAGLFNIGAQGQLLVGAMAAGYVGFTWDLPGGLHLLVAAVAGILGGALWGGIVGVLKARTGAHEVITTIMFNYLAASVVLYALGKDAFQRPGSDNPLSPPVDDSARFPQVFDVHVGVLLAFAAAVFVWWVLERSTLGFELRAVGANADASRTAGMNIAKVYTLAMVLAGGLAGLAAVSNILGRGDSISLGVGGSIGFDAITVALLGRATPLGTVLAGLLFGAMAVGGVAMEASGTPEELTDVLQALIVLFVAAPALVKGVLRFKEAGGGSTVMAKGWGS; from the coding sequence ATGAGCAACCCCGACGAGGGCGGGCGCGGCGCCCGTCCCGGCGACGCCGAGCCGACCTCCGAGACCCCCGAGGCGCCCGGTCCCGAGACCGCGGCGGTCGAGACGGTGCCGCCCGCCGACAGCGTGGCCGACGAGGAGGTCAAGGCCTCCCTGGCCCGGGCCGACCGGACGACCAGCCCGCTCGACCTGGCGTCCTACCTGCCGACGCTCAAGGTCACCTTCGGTGCCGTCCTGCTCGCCCTGCTGATCGGGGCCGTGCTGATCGCCCTGAGCGACGACCGGGTGATCGAGTCGCTGCCCTACTTCTTCTCCTACCCGTGGGACTTCTTCAGCCGCTCCGGCGACGCCATCTGGTCGGCGTACTCCTCGCTGGTCACCGGGTCCGTCGGCTCCTGGGGCGCGATCAGCACGACGCTGGAGCGGGCCGCGCCGTTGATCTGCGCCGGGCTCGGCGTCACCCTGGCGTTCCGGGCCGGGCTGTTCAACATCGGCGCCCAGGGCCAGCTGCTGGTCGGGGCGATGGCCGCCGGCTACGTCGGGTTCACCTGGGACCTCCCCGGTGGCCTGCACCTGCTCGTCGCCGCCGTCGCCGGCATCCTTGGGGGCGCCCTCTGGGGCGGCATCGTGGGGGTGCTCAAGGCGCGCACCGGTGCCCACGAGGTGATCACCACGATCATGTTCAACTACCTCGCCGCGTCCGTGGTGCTCTACGCCCTCGGCAAGGACGCCTTCCAGCGCCCCGGCAGCGACAACCCGCTCTCGCCCCCGGTCGACGACTCGGCGCGGTTCCCCCAGGTCTTCGACGTCCACGTGGGCGTGCTGCTGGCCTTCGCCGCGGCCGTGTTCGTGTGGTGGGTCCTCGAGCGCAGCACCCTCGGCTTCGAGCTGCGCGCGGTCGGCGCCAACGCCGACGCCTCCCGCACGGCCGGCATGAACATCGCCAAGGTCTACACCCTGGCCATGGTGCTGGCCGGCGGCCTCGCCGGGCTCGCCGCCGTCAGCAACATCCTCGGTCGCGGTGACTCGATCAGCCTCGGGGTCGGTGGCAGCATCGGCTTCGACGCGATCACCGTCGCGCTGCTCGGTCGGGCGACCCCGCTGGGCACCGTCCTGGCGGGCCTGCTCTTCGGGGCGATGGCCGTCGGTGGCGTCGCGATGGAGGCCTCGGGCACGCCCGAGGAGCTCACCGACGTGCTGCAGGCGCTGATCGTGCTGTTCGTGGCGGCCCCGGCGCTGGTCAAGGGCGTGCTGCGGTTCAAGGAAGCCGGAGGCGGGTCGACCGTCATGGCGAAGGGATGGGGCTCGTGA